One genomic window of Anthonomus grandis grandis chromosome 3, icAntGran1.3, whole genome shotgun sequence includes the following:
- the LOC126734665 gene encoding uncharacterized protein LOC126734665, with translation MLCPRPGFIARDRLSCFSSSGFLGAFLATGDSYKTIGHNFRLGFSTVAIIVEEVCSVIWSKLQPIYMPEPTQELWEKSVLGYENLWQFPNCLGSIDGKHVTIRCPRNSGSNYFSYLKKFSIVLMAIVDTEYKFICVDVGAYGKNSDGGIFEQSAMGRRFENGTFNIPPNRPFAGKDDEVPSRYDRNKEKFNYHLCKARRVVENAFGILAHKWRFFFRPLEVKVSTATKLVKTACVLHNFLREKNIDQKYLNLQEHNDMPVQVFHPLPVDRRRAVNLAFGIREKFVSHFSNL, from the exons ATGCTGTGCCCAAGGCCAGGCTTTATAGCGAGAGATCGACTTAGCTGCTTTTCCAGTTCGGGTTTTCTCGGAGC atttttggCAACCGGCGACTCTTACAAAACAATCGGTCACAATTTTCGATTGGGATTTTCAACAGTTGCTATAATTGTTGAAGAGGTTTGCAGTGTTATATGGAGTAAACTGCAGCCAATTTATATGCCAGAGCCCACACAAGAGCTATGGGAAAAATCAGTTTTGGGCTATGAAAACTTATGGCAGTTTCCCAACTGTTTAGGAAGCATAGACGGGAAGCACGTGACAATCAGGTGTCCCCGAAATAGTGgatcaaattatttttcctacttaaaaaaattttctattgttcTCATGGCGATTGTTGACActgaatataaatttatttgtgtaGATGTTGGTGCCTATGGTAAAAATAGTGATGGAGGTATCTTCGAGCAATCTGCTATGGGAAGAAGATTTGAAAATGGCACATTTAATATTCCTCCTAACAGGCCATTTGCCGGTAAAGATGATGAGGTTCCAT CGAGATATGACcgtaataaagaaaaatttaattaccaTCTATGTAAAGCTCGTCGCGTTGTGGAAAACGCTTTTGGCATACTGGCACAcaaatggagatttttttttagacccTTAGAAGTAAAAGTTAGCACGGCTACGAAGCTTGTAAAAACAGCCTGTGTATTACACAACTTTTTacgggaaaaaaatattgaccaaaaatatcttaatctaCAAGAACACAATGATATGCCAGTACAGGTATTCCATCCCTTGCCAGTTGATAGAAGAAGAGCGGTAAACCTAGCGTTTGGGATACGTGAAAAATTTGTTTCCCATTTCAGTAATTTGTAA